One region of Roseimicrobium gellanilyticum genomic DNA includes:
- a CDS encoding DnaJ family domain-containing protein, which yields MSALASVAEARILESLEAGEEALISGKGKPLDLDGYFAAPSSLRAGFGMLKSAGVIPPEVEAMRGVNWLRDRITTVTDTEEKQALKKELMVRETELAMALERMKRSLKADAAG from the coding sequence ATGTCCGCCCTCGCCTCTGTCGCAGAAGCCCGAATCCTGGAGTCCCTGGAAGCCGGCGAAGAGGCGCTGATCTCTGGCAAGGGAAAGCCACTCGATCTGGACGGCTATTTTGCCGCCCCCTCCTCGCTACGGGCGGGTTTCGGCATGCTGAAGAGCGCGGGCGTCATACCACCGGAAGTGGAGGCCATGCGTGGTGTGAACTGGCTGCGTGACCGAATCACCACGGTCACGGATACTGAGGAGAAGCAAGCGCTGAAAAAGGAGCTGATGGTGCGTGAAACCGAACTGGCCATGGCTCTGGAACGCATGAAACGCAGTCTCAAAGCGGACGCCGCAGGGTGA
- a CDS encoding serine/threonine protein kinase, whose product MQARYKILEELGAGGAGAVYKAYDTQLDRYVAIKRLLSKEESDKGDSQSGNIKKEAASLATLQHPNVVSVFDLGSDEQGFFMVMELVEGDTLADWIGAAAMSLPDFNELATQTLEALVSAHSQSVLHRDLKPENIKVRRLPSGRLQVKVLDFGLARMSYGAKKMTEDQKGNILGSIYYMAPEQLNRKPLDGRTDLYSLGCVLYQALSGRRPFEADTVRGVMEAHLQHLVYPLSQIAPNIPQPVSDWVMWLFNLDASHRPTNAQQALNSLRGLAVAGWLSEGADSVQVAVAVPDEPVYRAPAPGVPRVSTGHIPPRPTGSVSQRITGTVPPRKPTGGVPPRRPTGSIPTPLPSPGRRPAKVEEDEEGGMNKKKMMIYAIGGGLLVVGALAFMFMGGDKPKPSAPGSSGPSIAGQAPGSPTSPEPPPRAANFIQPGVILHYRAGEKMDAYSEPNASVVAAKSGDRVLTWHDLSGAAGDGSLSAFGRQKQNCPLYLQETLSGLKFRTGLLRFEGTSGMVHTMALSNPSAKEYPLGGTQKDPGLTVVMLVRPNISDKDVRCLNIRNSEDKGHLSVRAYPNNEWKLGMKIGPTIKEAKVTGRPAKMFNLVGISWNANTSKMLLSIRTEDGGKGRAEADAPKEKADILNEIRISESNTSQPENLFKGDVVELMVWPYAMGWEERSGQEYRVVQEYFQKPGSRY is encoded by the coding sequence ATGCAGGCACGATACAAAATCTTGGAGGAGTTGGGCGCAGGGGGGGCCGGCGCCGTGTACAAAGCCTACGATACCCAACTCGACCGGTACGTGGCCATCAAACGCCTGCTGAGCAAGGAGGAATCTGACAAGGGGGACAGCCAGTCCGGCAACATCAAGAAGGAGGCAGCCTCGCTCGCCACGCTCCAGCATCCCAATGTCGTCTCTGTCTTCGACCTTGGGAGTGATGAGCAGGGCTTCTTCATGGTGATGGAGCTCGTGGAGGGAGACACCCTCGCGGACTGGATTGGCGCCGCGGCCATGAGCCTGCCGGATTTCAATGAGCTGGCCACCCAGACGCTGGAGGCGCTCGTCTCCGCACACAGCCAGAGTGTGCTGCACCGCGACCTGAAGCCGGAGAACATCAAGGTCCGCCGCCTGCCCAGCGGACGCCTACAGGTGAAGGTGCTCGACTTCGGCCTTGCCCGCATGTCCTACGGCGCGAAGAAAATGACCGAGGACCAGAAGGGGAACATTCTCGGCTCCATCTACTACATGGCCCCCGAGCAGCTCAATCGGAAGCCCCTGGATGGACGCACGGACCTTTACTCGCTGGGGTGCGTGCTCTACCAGGCGCTGAGCGGTCGCCGCCCCTTTGAGGCGGACACGGTGCGTGGCGTCATGGAGGCCCATTTGCAGCATCTGGTCTATCCCCTCTCGCAAATCGCGCCTAACATTCCCCAACCGGTAAGCGACTGGGTGATGTGGCTGTTCAACCTGGATGCCTCGCACCGCCCAACAAATGCCCAGCAGGCGCTGAACTCCCTACGCGGCCTTGCGGTCGCTGGCTGGCTTTCCGAAGGAGCCGACTCAGTGCAAGTGGCCGTGGCCGTGCCGGATGAGCCCGTCTATCGCGCGCCCGCTCCTGGTGTGCCACGTGTCTCCACAGGGCATATCCCTCCACGCCCCACAGGTTCCGTCTCCCAGCGTATCACCGGTACCGTACCACCACGGAAACCAACTGGCGGGGTGCCTCCACGCCGCCCTACCGGTTCCATTCCCACACCCCTCCCCTCACCCGGACGCCGACCTGCCAAGGTCGAAGAGGATGAAGAGGGCGGCATGAACAAGAAGAAGATGATGATCTACGCGATCGGCGGCGGGCTGCTGGTGGTAGGCGCTCTTGCCTTCATGTTCATGGGTGGGGACAAGCCGAAGCCCAGCGCACCCGGCAGCTCTGGCCCAAGCATCGCCGGTCAAGCCCCTGGCTCGCCCACCAGTCCGGAACCACCTCCGCGCGCAGCAAATTTCATCCAGCCGGGTGTCATTCTGCACTACCGCGCCGGCGAAAAGATGGACGCCTACTCCGAGCCAAATGCCTCTGTGGTGGCCGCGAAGTCTGGAGACAGGGTGCTGACCTGGCATGACCTCTCCGGCGCGGCGGGTGATGGGTCGCTCTCAGCCTTCGGTCGCCAAAAGCAGAACTGCCCCCTCTATCTCCAGGAGACGCTCTCCGGGTTGAAGTTCCGGACCGGACTTCTCCGGTTCGAAGGGACGAGCGGGATGGTGCACACCATGGCACTGAGCAATCCCTCCGCGAAAGAGTACCCGCTCGGGGGCACCCAGAAGGACCCCGGCCTCACGGTGGTGATGCTGGTGCGGCCAAACATCAGCGACAAAGACGTCCGGTGCCTGAATATCCGAAACTCCGAGGACAAGGGCCATCTGAGCGTTCGCGCCTACCCCAACAACGAGTGGAAGCTCGGCATGAAAATCGGCCCCACCATCAAGGAGGCGAAGGTGACCGGACGCCCGGCGAAAATGTTCAACCTGGTGGGCATCAGCTGGAACGCCAACACCAGCAAGATGCTGCTCTCCATCCGCACGGAGGACGGAGGCAAAGGTCGTGCCGAAGCGGACGCTCCCAAGGAGAAAGCGGATATCCTCAATGAAATCCGCATCTCCGAAAGCAACACCTCCCAGCCGGAGAATCTCTTCAAAGGCGATGTGGTGGAGCTCATGGTCTGGCCCTACGCCATGGGTTGGGAAGAACGCAGCGGCCAGGAGTACCGCGTGGTGCAGGAGTATTTCCAGAAGCCCGGCTCAAGGTATTGA
- a CDS encoding ATP-binding protein, which yields MISLPGHDGQSHDSTVGRDADAVLDQYPEVERRILLCAPTGSDGRTAAKLLTGAGHEVMVCTSMVEVGVQIARGCSAVVLAEEALGTMTVPTFLEVLHQQPSWSDLPVIIVGGRGEAVQWRLRRMANLGLGGNVSLLERPFHPETLISTVEVAMRARSRQYQVRTLLQEQKESELRLHNIFQSISEPFAVLDQAWRFTYVNRGFMALVPRGRRGIASLLGHVLWEQFPKLEETELGKFLQHVSATQVPGVLEFEYEAARMWLEVRAYPSREMLALHVRDITERKQAAEQLRRRSERMQLLSELLAQLIGAADSQTVVRDLFPKVAKNLDVDTYFNFMLAESGDHLVLHSCRGVSQEVQDSIQTLPLGTAICGTVALLRQPIIATDIQHSTDPKADLVRGLGIQAYACHPLMVGGRLLGTLSFASHTRPAFDEEEIEFLRLITQYAAIALDRLKTTEAMEKNAQQLGVALGAAQLGTWNWDAQTDAMTISERTGEIYGLNAGTYPSRSVLRGLLHPDDRELAKSSAQRSVETGCDYDIEYRVRLPQGGYRWVAAKGRCVFHLDGSLAGMLGVAQDITASKVAEARLRESAAAAESANRSKDLFLAVLSHELRTPLTPVLLAADTMEHDAELPAAFKADIAMIRRNVELEAKIIDDLLDISRITSGKLNLNLESVDVNDSIRQVCAMCTAQITERSIQVRCDFADEPGTVRADSARLQQVLWNLLNNAVKFTPEGGTINIRTERLDGHLRIQVQDSGMGIDQELLPQIFNAFEQGDIRITRQFGGLGLGLAITKALVDMHHGTIAAESDGKGTGACFTVTLPLETEVRAPASHSPSAQQPGRPVSLHLLVVEDHADTARVLGTHLRRMGFTVTLAHTVADALALVGEQHFDLVISDLGLPDQSGFELMRQIHAIRPIPGIAMSGYGMAEDIRKSREAGFSQHLVKPVNVTRLEEAIRDLVDGK from the coding sequence ATGATCTCCCTGCCCGGCCATGATGGTCAATCTCATGATTCCACGGTAGGCCGGGATGCGGATGCGGTGCTGGATCAATACCCTGAGGTGGAGCGCCGCATCCTGTTGTGTGCTCCCACAGGCAGTGATGGCCGCACGGCCGCGAAGCTCCTGACGGGCGCTGGTCACGAGGTGATGGTGTGCACATCCATGGTAGAGGTGGGCGTGCAGATCGCGCGAGGATGCTCCGCCGTCGTGCTGGCAGAGGAGGCTCTCGGTACCATGACGGTGCCGACGTTTCTAGAGGTGCTCCATCAGCAGCCGTCCTGGTCGGATCTGCCGGTGATCATTGTCGGTGGTCGCGGCGAGGCTGTGCAGTGGCGGCTGCGACGCATGGCGAATCTTGGCCTGGGTGGGAATGTGTCCCTGCTGGAGAGACCGTTTCATCCAGAGACACTCATCAGCACCGTGGAGGTCGCGATGCGCGCGCGGTCGCGCCAGTACCAGGTGCGCACCCTCTTGCAGGAGCAGAAGGAAAGTGAGCTCCGGCTGCACAACATCTTCCAGAGTATCAGCGAGCCCTTCGCGGTGCTGGATCAGGCCTGGCGCTTCACGTATGTAAACCGCGGCTTCATGGCCCTTGTGCCACGCGGTCGCCGGGGCATTGCGAGCCTGCTCGGCCATGTGCTCTGGGAGCAGTTTCCCAAGCTGGAGGAGACTGAGCTTGGCAAGTTCCTCCAGCATGTTTCAGCGACACAGGTGCCCGGAGTGCTGGAGTTCGAGTACGAGGCCGCGCGCATGTGGTTGGAGGTGCGCGCCTACCCATCTCGCGAGATGCTTGCGCTGCATGTGCGTGATATCACCGAGCGCAAGCAGGCGGCGGAGCAGTTGCGGCGTCGCAGCGAGCGCATGCAGCTGCTCTCGGAGTTGCTCGCCCAGCTGATTGGCGCGGCGGACTCCCAGACGGTGGTGCGTGACCTCTTCCCCAAGGTGGCGAAGAATCTGGACGTCGATACCTACTTCAACTTCATGCTTGCAGAGTCGGGTGATCACCTCGTGCTGCACTCCTGCAGGGGTGTGTCCCAAGAGGTGCAGGACTCCATCCAGACACTACCGCTGGGCACCGCCATCTGCGGCACGGTGGCGCTGCTTCGTCAGCCTATCATTGCCACGGACATCCAGCATTCGACAGATCCCAAGGCTGATCTTGTGCGCGGGCTCGGCATCCAGGCGTATGCGTGCCATCCACTCATGGTCGGTGGGCGGCTGCTGGGCACGCTCTCCTTCGCCAGTCACACGCGTCCTGCATTTGATGAAGAAGAGATTGAGTTCCTGCGGCTCATCACCCAGTACGCGGCGATTGCGCTGGATCGCCTGAAGACCACGGAGGCCATGGAGAAGAACGCGCAGCAGCTTGGCGTCGCCCTCGGGGCCGCCCAGCTGGGTACGTGGAACTGGGATGCGCAGACGGATGCCATGACCATTTCCGAGCGCACGGGCGAGATCTATGGACTCAACGCGGGAACCTATCCCTCCCGCTCCGTGCTGCGCGGTCTCCTGCACCCGGATGACCGGGAGCTGGCCAAGTCCTCTGCGCAACGTTCCGTGGAGACCGGTTGTGACTATGATATCGAATACCGCGTCAGACTTCCCCAAGGAGGCTATCGTTGGGTCGCTGCAAAAGGACGCTGCGTGTTCCACCTGGATGGTTCTCTCGCGGGCATGCTCGGCGTGGCGCAGGACATCACTGCGAGCAAGGTGGCAGAGGCGCGCCTCCGTGAGTCCGCGGCGGCGGCAGAGTCAGCGAATCGATCGAAGGACCTCTTCCTCGCGGTATTGAGCCATGAGCTGCGTACGCCGCTCACGCCGGTGTTGCTGGCGGCGGATACCATGGAGCATGACGCCGAACTGCCTGCGGCATTCAAGGCGGACATTGCGATGATTCGCCGCAATGTGGAACTGGAGGCCAAGATTATCGATGACCTGCTGGATATCAGCCGCATCACAAGCGGGAAGCTGAATCTGAATCTGGAATCCGTGGATGTGAATGACTCCATCCGTCAGGTGTGTGCGATGTGCACCGCACAGATCACGGAACGCTCCATCCAGGTGCGTTGTGATTTTGCAGATGAACCGGGTACGGTGCGAGCGGACTCCGCGAGGCTGCAGCAGGTGCTTTGGAATTTACTCAACAACGCGGTGAAATTTACCCCGGAAGGTGGGACCATCAATATCCGTACGGAGCGCCTGGATGGTCACCTGCGCATTCAGGTGCAGGACTCGGGCATGGGCATTGATCAGGAACTGCTGCCTCAGATCTTCAATGCGTTTGAGCAGGGTGACATCCGCATCACCCGCCAGTTCGGAGGCTTGGGCCTCGGTCTTGCCATCACGAAGGCGCTCGTGGACATGCATCACGGCACCATCGCCGCAGAGAGTGATGGCAAAGGGACTGGCGCATGCTTTACGGTCACGCTGCCTCTGGAGACAGAAGTCCGGGCACCAGCTTCCCATTCACCTTCTGCTCAGCAGCCCGGGCGGCCGGTGTCGTTGCACCTCCTGGTGGTGGAGGATCACGCGGATACTGCCCGTGTGCTTGGCACCCACCTGCGCCGCATGGGATTCACCGTCACGCTGGCGCATACCGTGGCTGATGCGCTGGCATTGGTGGGGGAGCAGCATTTTGATCTGGTTATCAGTGACCTCGGTCTGCCGGATCAGTCCGGGTTCGAGTTGATGCGGCAGATTCACGCGATTCGTCCGATACCGGGCATTGCCATGAGCGGCTACGGCATGGCGGAGGACATCCGCAAGAGTCGAGAGGCGGGATTCTCCCAGCATCTGGTGAAGCCGGTGAATGTCACCAGGCTGGAAGAGGCGATTCGTGATCTGGTGGATGGTAAGTGA
- a CDS encoding tetratricopeptide repeat protein, with the protein MTAKEAQNILELEAPFTEVELKSAHKNALVTWFPAQFMSDRAKLTKALEQTSLIHEAYDLLLTLCEAEKEATPNVFVEEALKQAYGPTPASPVRSAPEPVRAPLVESQTPVGPEPLPGEESGLTFARNSATAVPASLRLEEQEPDESASVPSQEPPLIPPAPAANPFLHDIVPLKGITEAPKVELRGRATAPMESPGSSGSGSPLQPRTDSAITKVRPPKVIISPRLRGATVQPSMPVATVPVPLPSLVAPVPTSPPVPPPPAAPVIVPLTAPESVEQPVKAEASVPIAAPMSDVAAVPVAPEIEPVLPAPVVELEAKAPTVSPAPVPILAEPAVVPEPIAPAPEVEARATEALPTPAVPEMVPEPVVPSSGSETEVPEAPTHAAPEVTAAPPASAPEPPAPAKAEATVVLSESAAPTAAPASAPDAEKAEAPEAAAEPKAPESATPRSPEPVSLPVEQQETSVALPPTAVASLGIAAPESPAGSTPAVAVETSAQQGHRIPAAMAEETSAAARASHHAPAALVVAASAAAAAHPGNHAQAPIARPHPPAPANGKGKTAAEVEAEEHPAGDHALVPALGDRYHPAEKEGSPNTDTTRHFPTRPVAPSSGSKAMDVEEAAASSAASRVSEAAHVPAGTAQLTIWQRIGRFLLAIACVGGVGYGIYWVANSDLGQDPWGKKPGSGGPMERVRKMAFESQKHAAERGNANAQFSIGKAYQNGDGVQENHEEALKWFRMAADQGMVDAQYAVGDAYKNGRGVPADNAEALQWYRKAEATREEQRGAKEKKEEKEEDLRLQ; encoded by the coding sequence ATGACGGCAAAGGAAGCCCAGAACATCCTTGAACTCGAGGCTCCATTTACCGAAGTGGAGCTCAAATCCGCGCACAAAAACGCCCTGGTCACCTGGTTTCCAGCGCAGTTCATGAGTGACCGCGCCAAGCTTACGAAGGCTCTGGAGCAGACCTCACTCATTCACGAGGCGTACGATTTGCTTCTTACCCTGTGTGAAGCGGAGAAGGAGGCCACGCCCAATGTGTTTGTCGAGGAGGCCCTAAAGCAGGCGTACGGTCCCACGCCCGCCTCGCCAGTGCGCTCGGCGCCTGAGCCGGTGCGTGCGCCGCTGGTTGAGTCCCAGACTCCTGTAGGTCCGGAGCCGCTGCCTGGCGAAGAGAGCGGGCTTACCTTTGCCCGGAATTCAGCCACGGCCGTGCCTGCATCGTTGCGACTGGAGGAACAGGAGCCCGATGAGAGCGCTTCTGTGCCATCCCAGGAGCCACCGCTCATTCCTCCGGCTCCCGCGGCAAATCCGTTCCTCCATGACATTGTCCCACTGAAAGGGATCACGGAAGCGCCCAAGGTGGAGCTTCGTGGACGGGCGACGGCGCCAATGGAGTCGCCTGGCTCTTCTGGCTCGGGCTCGCCCTTGCAGCCCCGCACCGACTCCGCGATCACCAAGGTGCGCCCCCCCAAGGTCATCATTTCCCCACGGTTGCGTGGAGCGACCGTGCAGCCTTCCATGCCCGTTGCCACGGTGCCGGTACCGCTGCCGTCTCTTGTCGCGCCAGTCCCAACAAGCCCACCCGTTCCGCCGCCACCGGCGGCACCGGTGATTGTGCCTTTGACGGCCCCGGAATCGGTTGAGCAACCGGTAAAGGCGGAAGCCTCCGTCCCGATTGCTGCGCCCATGTCTGATGTCGCCGCGGTTCCCGTGGCGCCAGAGATCGAGCCTGTACTGCCCGCGCCCGTGGTGGAGCTGGAGGCAAAGGCTCCCACGGTTTCGCCCGCTCCAGTCCCGATTCTCGCAGAGCCTGCAGTAGTACCTGAACCGATCGCACCTGCGCCAGAGGTGGAGGCGAGAGCAACGGAGGCGCTACCTACGCCTGCGGTGCCGGAGATGGTTCCCGAGCCTGTCGTGCCGTCGAGTGGGTCAGAAACAGAAGTTCCTGAAGCACCCACTCACGCCGCACCTGAGGTGACGGCTGCGCCTCCTGCTTCCGCGCCCGAGCCGCCCGCACCGGCGAAAGCGGAGGCGACTGTGGTGCTCTCGGAATCGGCAGCACCAACCGCAGCGCCTGCATCCGCCCCAGACGCTGAAAAGGCGGAAGCACCTGAAGCCGCAGCGGAACCCAAAGCGCCAGAGTCGGCCACCCCCCGGTCTCCGGAACCCGTTTCCCTGCCTGTTGAGCAACAGGAGACATCGGTCGCCCTGCCTCCGACAGCGGTGGCGTCTCTTGGGATCGCTGCTCCGGAGTCTCCAGCCGGCAGCACGCCAGCGGTTGCTGTCGAGACTTCTGCGCAGCAAGGGCATCGCATCCCTGCCGCCATGGCAGAGGAGACTTCCGCTGCGGCCCGGGCCTCCCACCACGCGCCCGCCGCGCTGGTGGTGGCAGCATCCGCGGCTGCGGCAGCACATCCCGGGAATCACGCTCAAGCCCCCATTGCGCGGCCACATCCTCCTGCACCAGCGAATGGAAAAGGCAAGACGGCTGCAGAAGTCGAGGCTGAGGAACACCCCGCTGGCGATCACGCTCTGGTACCAGCGTTGGGTGATCGTTATCACCCTGCCGAGAAAGAGGGCTCGCCGAACACGGATACCACACGGCATTTTCCCACACGTCCCGTGGCGCCCAGTTCGGGCTCGAAGGCCATGGATGTTGAGGAAGCCGCTGCTTCATCCGCGGCCAGCCGTGTTTCCGAGGCGGCGCATGTGCCTGCAGGAACCGCTCAACTCACCATCTGGCAGAGAATCGGGCGCTTCTTGCTTGCGATCGCCTGCGTCGGCGGCGTGGGTTACGGCATCTACTGGGTGGCCAATTCAGATCTTGGTCAGGACCCTTGGGGAAAGAAGCCTGGCTCTGGCGGCCCCATGGAACGTGTTCGCAAGATGGCGTTTGAAAGCCAGAAACACGCGGCAGAGCGCGGCAACGCGAACGCGCAATTCTCCATCGGCAAGGCGTACCAGAACGGAGATGGTGTGCAGGAAAACCACGAGGAAGCGCTGAAGTGGTTCCGCATGGCGGCGGACCAGGGCATGGTGGATGCACAGTACGCTGTGGGAGACGCGTACAAGAATGGCAGGGGGGTGCCCGCGGACAATGCAGAAGCTCTCCAGTGGTATCGCAAAGCGGAAGCCACGCGTGAGGAGCAGCGGGGGGCGAAGGAAAAGAAAGAAGAAAAGGAAGAGGATCTGCGACTGCAATAA
- a CDS encoding phosphate ABC transporter substrate-binding protein → MRLALHCFLALAIITIAACTSVHAQSPTPPRTDQAKPHATIQGLWMMGQSLCEGAESLPLVTTKDTGWGNYSFARGVRTWKYGDNAATPEKRPDEQFAFVPLKATVEGGLGETIANGMADTLKELLIVESSIHGRGFPPITRNSAPHFLVSYAGQGGRQIQELAKADLSTDPRTPENRQHGGGYYKTSLDDARRAVKQAAAMGEKFSIRALCWMQGEANGGPTGGIKPTRWDEELPRAQGLEWYRDQLIAYRKQWSDDLRSITGQTGQIYMLTYQTLGPAGEAQLMASDKDLNIIMVGPHYAMPSAINSRRTGGIYGDPIHLSADAERWLGAQMGKVLSHTLSGLWKPLRPNKAQLDATRSSILLDFVVPVPPLVLDETFLPRQENAMSGGYASLYGFQVRDEKGVAQPLTAVELGPPFVLQPGFASPPTSIRLHFASPLPAGEKYVINYGHPNAGELGAIAAFRNGPVVEGQPTMEMILEGDLSKKLKPLTDEGAFYVSNTATGRANTRVPIRKVIFENGDTFLQFEVRELRNGVAFNAGQTVVAQRPFTYGNLRDSDTRGSSPSQVFGDSGYGTRAGQPYPAWNWCVLFSRFPVSE, encoded by the coding sequence ATGCGACTCGCGCTGCACTGCTTCCTTGCACTCGCCATCATCACGATTGCTGCGTGTACATCCGTCCACGCCCAGAGTCCCACACCGCCACGCACGGACCAGGCGAAGCCGCACGCGACCATTCAGGGCCTGTGGATGATGGGACAATCCCTCTGCGAAGGCGCGGAGTCGCTGCCGCTGGTCACCACCAAGGACACAGGCTGGGGGAACTACAGCTTCGCCCGCGGCGTGCGCACGTGGAAATACGGTGACAATGCGGCGACGCCGGAGAAGCGCCCTGACGAACAATTCGCCTTCGTCCCGCTGAAAGCCACCGTGGAAGGTGGTCTTGGAGAGACGATTGCCAATGGCATGGCGGATACGCTGAAGGAGCTGCTGATCGTTGAGAGTAGCATCCATGGTCGCGGATTCCCGCCTATTACACGAAATTCAGCGCCGCATTTCCTGGTCTCCTACGCAGGGCAGGGAGGACGACAAATCCAGGAACTCGCCAAAGCAGACCTTTCCACGGACCCACGCACGCCGGAGAATCGCCAGCACGGCGGCGGCTACTACAAGACGAGCCTGGATGATGCACGGCGTGCGGTCAAACAAGCCGCAGCCATGGGGGAGAAGTTCTCCATCAGGGCGCTCTGCTGGATGCAGGGGGAAGCCAACGGTGGACCCACGGGGGGCATCAAACCCACACGTTGGGATGAGGAATTGCCACGGGCACAGGGACTGGAGTGGTATCGCGACCAACTCATCGCTTATCGCAAGCAGTGGTCGGATGATTTGCGAAGCATCACGGGACAGACTGGTCAGATTTACATGCTCACCTACCAGACACTCGGGCCCGCCGGTGAAGCCCAGCTCATGGCGTCGGACAAGGATCTGAATATCATCATGGTGGGCCCACACTATGCCATGCCGAGTGCCATTAACAGCCGACGCACCGGCGGTATCTACGGAGACCCCATTCATCTCTCTGCCGATGCGGAACGCTGGCTCGGTGCGCAGATGGGGAAGGTGCTCTCGCACACCTTATCTGGCCTTTGGAAGCCGCTGCGGCCGAACAAAGCGCAATTGGACGCTACGCGCAGCAGCATTCTCCTGGACTTTGTTGTTCCTGTTCCACCCCTGGTGCTGGATGAAACGTTCCTTCCACGGCAGGAGAATGCCATGAGCGGTGGTTATGCATCCCTCTACGGATTTCAGGTGCGCGATGAGAAGGGAGTGGCGCAGCCGCTTACCGCTGTCGAACTGGGTCCTCCCTTTGTCCTTCAGCCCGGCTTCGCTTCTCCTCCTACAAGCATCCGACTTCATTTTGCCAGCCCTCTGCCCGCCGGTGAAAAATATGTCATCAACTACGGCCATCCCAATGCCGGTGAACTCGGCGCCATCGCCGCCTTCCGAAACGGACCTGTGGTCGAAGGCCAGCCCACCATGGAGATGATTCTCGAAGGTGATCTCTCCAAAAAGCTCAAGCCGCTCACCGATGAGGGCGCCTTCTATGTATCCAATACGGCCACCGGTCGCGCGAATACACGCGTGCCCATCCGCAAGGTTATCTTCGAGAACGGTGACACGTTCCTCCAATTCGAGGTGCGCGAACTGAGAAACGGTGTCGCCTTCAATGCAGGCCAGACTGTCGTAGCCCAGCGTCCCTTCACGTATGGGAATCTCCGTGACTCGGACACCCGTGGATCAAGCCCCTCTCAGGTCTTTGGCGATAGTGGCTACGGCACGCGGGCCGGGCAACCTTATCCAGCATGGAACTGGTGTGTGCTCTTCAGCCGGTTTCCGGTGAGCGAGTGA